In Streptomyces sp. P3, one DNA window encodes the following:
- a CDS encoding helix-turn-helix transcriptional regulator, translating into MVERDEPEVVGRRVQRLRVERGLTQRQLAEPTYTPAYVSTLEAGRVRPSDEALKHLAGRLGVDFEELATGRPARLVTDLRLRLTEAQHALATGEAEEAARRYRALLTEAEQHGLDEEQAAALLGLGECGIDTGDLDAARDFFERAERCLAGASLPARVPALRGRAVAHYLAGELRYAVYLLESTLDELNRGGLHDPDALLLLYASVIGPYMDMGAAARAAQAAEFALALAPQVADPALVARMHRSVARTLLAEGRLAEADASLAKAAELYRRLQLRTELAGCHWMRGHVHAQNGELERAEGELRQAQAMLPAQRAALHRSQVAVELADVLHRRGRSEEAAALLREVLDDLSPERGAVHAAGAHRLLGIIAEDVRDTEAAEEHYVRALGLLERAGAAGDLADLCRMLGDLLRRTGRVEAALDAYRTGLGHRTSPGTTTLGPAPAQPPL; encoded by the coding sequence GTGGTGGAGCGGGACGAACCGGAGGTCGTCGGACGCCGGGTGCAACGGTTGCGCGTCGAGCGGGGACTGACCCAGCGCCAGCTGGCCGAGCCTACCTACACCCCCGCTTATGTCTCCACGCTGGAGGCGGGCCGGGTGCGGCCCTCCGACGAGGCGCTGAAGCACCTCGCCGGGCGGCTCGGCGTCGACTTCGAGGAACTGGCGACCGGCCGGCCCGCACGCCTCGTCACCGATCTGCGGCTGCGGCTCACCGAGGCCCAGCACGCGCTGGCCACCGGGGAGGCCGAGGAGGCGGCGCGGCGGTACCGCGCGCTGCTCACGGAGGCCGAGCAGCACGGGCTGGACGAGGAGCAGGCCGCCGCGCTGCTCGGGCTCGGCGAGTGCGGGATCGACACCGGGGACCTGGACGCGGCCCGCGACTTCTTCGAGCGGGCCGAGCGCTGTCTCGCCGGCGCCTCGCTGCCCGCGCGCGTCCCCGCCCTGCGCGGCCGCGCCGTCGCCCACTACCTCGCCGGCGAACTGCGGTACGCCGTCTACCTGCTGGAGTCCACCCTCGACGAGCTCAACCGGGGCGGACTGCACGACCCTGACGCTCTCCTGCTCCTCTATGCCTCGGTCATCGGCCCGTACATGGACATGGGGGCGGCGGCCCGTGCGGCGCAGGCGGCCGAGTTCGCCCTGGCGCTCGCGCCGCAGGTCGCCGACCCCGCGCTGGTCGCCCGGATGCACCGGTCGGTGGCCCGTACGCTGCTCGCCGAGGGGCGTCTCGCGGAGGCCGACGCCTCGCTGGCCAAGGCCGCCGAGCTGTACCGCCGGCTCCAACTGCGCACCGAACTCGCCGGCTGTCACTGGATGCGCGGCCACGTCCATGCCCAGAACGGTGAACTGGAGCGCGCCGAGGGCGAGTTGAGGCAGGCCCAGGCCATGCTCCCGGCGCAGCGCGCCGCCCTCCACCGCAGTCAGGTCGCCGTCGAGCTGGCCGACGTGCTGCACCGCCGTGGCAGGTCGGAGGAGGCCGCCGCGCTGCTGAGGGAGGTCCTCGACGACCTCTCCCCCGAGCGTGGCGCCGTGCACGCGGCCGGCGCCCACCGCCTCCTCGGCATCATCGCCGAGGACGTCCGGGACACGGAGGCGGCCGAGGAGCACTATGTGCGCGCGCTCGGCCTGCTGGAGCGCGCGGGTGCGGCAGGCGACCTCGCCGACCTGTGCCGGATGCTGGGGGACCTGCTGCGCCGCACGGGGCGGGTGGAGGCGGCCCTCGACGCGTACCGCACGGGCCTCGGCCACCGCACGTCGCCCGGGACGACGACGCTGGGCCCCGCCCCGGCACAGCCACCCCTGTAG
- a CDS encoding DUF4142 domain-containing protein, with protein sequence MGTIFVGGALTLTLSALAYPSMLGLDTVSTSGDRIIANTQWGPLTEGDRDFVVKVRAAGLWEYPLGQLGLQKSQTPAVRTASNHLIDGHGALDTSCRKIAPMLNIQLPNVASPQQEGFVTQLKAESGKQFDTDFANILRMTHGSIFNTIAKIRSTTKNTLVRALADQANDTVLDHITVMEKTGLVDFDTTLFNQTTPPKLPQSDMTPPVPPAGQPMVVLPPPPTATSTPLDLSGVVNGNGNGNGNVQPGTSQ encoded by the coding sequence ATGGGAACTATTTTCGTGGGGGGCGCCCTCACGCTGACCCTCAGCGCCCTCGCGTACCCGTCGATGCTCGGTCTGGACACCGTGTCGACCTCGGGTGACCGGATCATCGCCAACACGCAGTGGGGACCCCTGACCGAGGGCGACAGAGACTTCGTGGTGAAGGTCCGGGCCGCCGGTCTGTGGGAGTACCCGCTGGGTCAGCTCGGGCTGCAGAAGAGCCAGACCCCGGCCGTGCGCACCGCCAGCAACCACCTGATCGACGGTCACGGCGCACTGGACACCAGCTGCCGCAAGATCGCGCCGATGCTGAACATCCAGCTGCCCAACGTGGCCAGCCCGCAGCAGGAGGGCTTCGTCACCCAGCTGAAGGCGGAGAGCGGCAAGCAGTTCGACACGGACTTCGCCAACATCCTGCGCATGACGCACGGTTCGATCTTCAACACCATCGCCAAGATCCGGTCCACGACGAAGAACACGCTCGTCCGCGCCCTCGCCGACCAGGCCAACGACACCGTGCTGGACCACATCACGGTGATGGAGAAGACCGGTCTGGTCGACTTCGACACCACGCTGTTCAACCAGACCACGCCGCCCAAACTGCCCCAGTCGGACATGACTCCCCCGGTCCCGCCGGCCGGCCAGCCCATGGTCGTCCTCCCTCCGCCGCCGACCGCCACCTCCACGCCGCTGGACCTCAGCGGCGTCGTGAACGGGAACGGCAACGGGAACGGCAACGTCCAGCCCGGCACCAGCCAGTAA
- a CDS encoding glycoside hydrolase family 13 protein — protein MTDFSPHRPDWWRQAVVYQVYPRSFADADGDGLGDLRGVTGRLPHLAALGVDALWLSPFYPSELADGGYDVADHRDVDPRLGSLADFDALAAEAHRLGLKVIVDLVPNHTSHRHPWFREALAAGPGAPARDRYVFRDGRGPSGELPPTDWQSVFGGSAWQRVPDGQWYLHLFAREQPDLNWDREEVREDFRTTLRFWSDRGVDGFRVDVAHALAKDLADPLRDLGAPELSGDAGLARLAPGTHPFFDRDEVHEIYRDWRRVLDAYTPPRTAVAEAWVPGDRRALYARPDELDQAFNFEYLQAGWDAEEIRAVVTDSLAAARAVGASATWVLSNHDVVRHASRLVLSPGTDHDAWLLSGGRAPRVDERAGLRRARAATLLMLALPGSSYLYQGEELGLPEVADLPVEVLQDPVWEQSGRVRKGRDGCRVPLPWTTTGPSFGFGTAGAWLPQPPSFARHSVEAQDGVTGSTLELYRTALRLRRKLLEGEELGWARESAPGVLSFTRHDGWRCVANLSDAPVPLPPGEVLLSSTPLPGDGRLGPDTTVWLA, from the coding sequence ATGACCGATTTCTCCCCCCACCGTCCCGACTGGTGGCGTCAGGCCGTCGTCTACCAGGTCTATCCGCGCAGCTTCGCCGACGCCGACGGGGACGGCCTCGGGGACCTGCGGGGCGTCACCGGACGGCTCCCCCATCTCGCCGCCCTCGGCGTGGACGCCCTCTGGCTCTCCCCGTTCTATCCGTCCGAGCTCGCCGACGGCGGTTACGACGTCGCCGACCACCGGGACGTCGACCCGCGCCTGGGCTCCCTGGCCGACTTCGACGCCCTCGCCGCCGAGGCCCACCGGCTCGGCCTGAAGGTGATCGTCGACCTCGTGCCGAACCACACCTCCCACCGGCACCCCTGGTTCCGGGAGGCCCTGGCCGCCGGCCCCGGCGCCCCGGCCCGCGACCGCTACGTCTTCCGCGACGGTCGCGGCCCGAGCGGCGAACTGCCGCCCACCGACTGGCAGTCCGTGTTCGGCGGCAGCGCATGGCAGCGCGTCCCCGACGGTCAGTGGTACCTCCACCTGTTCGCCCGTGAGCAGCCCGACCTGAACTGGGACCGCGAAGAGGTCCGCGAGGACTTCCGCACCACACTGCGCTTCTGGTCGGACCGGGGCGTCGACGGCTTCCGCGTCGACGTGGCCCACGCCCTCGCCAAGGACCTGGCCGACCCCCTGCGAGACCTGGGCGCGCCGGAACTCAGCGGCGACGCCGGCCTCGCCCGGCTGGCTCCGGGCACCCACCCCTTCTTCGACCGCGACGAGGTCCACGAGATCTACCGCGACTGGCGGCGCGTCCTCGACGCGTACACCCCGCCCCGCACGGCCGTCGCCGAGGCGTGGGTCCCGGGCGACCGCCGTGCCCTGTACGCCCGTCCCGACGAACTCGACCAGGCGTTCAACTTCGAGTATCTGCAGGCCGGCTGGGACGCGGAGGAGATCCGCGCGGTCGTCACGGACTCCCTCGCCGCAGCCCGGGCCGTCGGCGCCTCGGCCACCTGGGTGCTGTCCAACCACGACGTCGTGCGCCACGCCTCCCGCCTCGTGCTCTCGCCGGGCACGGACCACGACGCCTGGCTGCTGTCCGGCGGCCGCGCCCCACGCGTCGACGAGCGGGCGGGACTGCGCCGGGCCCGGGCGGCGACGCTGCTGATGCTGGCGCTCCCCGGATCGTCGTATCTCTACCAGGGGGAGGAGCTGGGCCTGCCCGAGGTGGCCGACCTGCCCGTGGAGGTCCTCCAGGACCCGGTGTGGGAGCAGAGCGGCCGGGTCCGCAAGGGGCGCGACGGCTGCCGTGTGCCGTTGCCGTGGACGACGACGGGCCCGTCGTTCGGCTTCGGCACGGCAGGGGCGTGGCTGCCGCAGCCGCCGTCCTTCGCGCGTCACTCGGTGGAGGCGCAGGACGGCGTGACGGGTTCCACCCTGGAGCTCTACCGCACGGCGCTGCGCCTGCGCCGCAAGCTGCTCGAAGGCGAGGAGCTCGGCTGGGCGCGGGAGAGCGCGCCGGGCGTGCTGTCCTTCACCCGCCACGACGGCTGGCGCTGCGTGGCCAACCTGTCGGACGCGCCCGTGCCGCTGCCGCCGGGCGAGGTGCTGCTGAGCAGCACGCCGCTGCCCGGCGACGGACGGCTGGGCCCGGACACGACGGTCTGGCTGGCGTAG
- a CDS encoding GAF and ANTAR domain-containing protein — MTDQEWDRIVGVVARETSDADAQDVPQRLCDAVLKLLPVSGASVSLRGEGMPVPLGASGESAAYVLEMEVTLGDGPGLEAAETGVVVVAPDLTSRRDAGRWPVFAQQAAAAGVRSVYALPLGDRAVCVGTLDLYRDVPGELAVGEVRTARVVADVVTAALLALPRDEQAGPGGDEGLWLSPLATDHGEVYQAVGMLMAQLGVPADEALALLRGHAFAGDRTVLELAHDVVEHRTRFDDDPDF, encoded by the coding sequence GTGACCGACCAGGAGTGGGACCGGATCGTCGGCGTCGTCGCCCGGGAGACGAGCGACGCCGACGCCCAGGACGTACCGCAGCGGCTGTGCGACGCCGTGCTGAAGCTGCTGCCGGTGAGCGGCGCGAGCGTGTCGCTGCGCGGCGAGGGGATGCCGGTGCCGCTGGGAGCGAGTGGGGAGAGCGCGGCGTACGTGCTGGAGATGGAGGTCACGCTGGGGGACGGGCCCGGTCTGGAGGCCGCCGAGACCGGAGTCGTGGTGGTCGCTCCCGACCTGACCTCGAGGCGGGACGCAGGCCGCTGGCCGGTGTTCGCGCAGCAGGCGGCGGCCGCCGGGGTCCGGTCGGTGTACGCGCTGCCGCTGGGCGACCGCGCGGTGTGCGTGGGCACGCTCGACCTCTACCGTGACGTTCCCGGCGAGCTCGCCGTCGGGGAGGTGCGCACCGCCCGGGTGGTGGCCGACGTCGTGACGGCGGCGCTGCTGGCGCTGCCCCGGGACGAGCAGGCCGGCCCGGGCGGCGACGAGGGCCTCTGGCTCAGCCCGCTGGCCACCGACCACGGCGAGGTGTACCAGGCCGTCGGCATGCTGATGGCCCAGCTCGGCGTCCCCGCGGACGAGGCGCTGGCGCTCCTGCGGGGGCACGCCTTCGCGGGGGACCGCACGGTGCTGGAACTCGCGCACGACGTGGTCGAGCACCGCACCCGGTTCGACGACGACCCGGACTTCTGA
- the thrS gene encoding threonine--tRNA ligase: MNDHHSAPGHRPDRGHHPDTGHAFGHRPDPGHGPERDGESPDPGQDRDHRRLGRALGLFDTDPLIGAGLPYWLPDGAIVRHTLEEYVRETERAAGYRHVYSPVLGKRELYEISGHWAHYSEDMFPPMELGAEEVVLRPSLCPHHALIYRSRSRSYRELPLRIAELGGMYRSEPSGVLGGLTRVRAIQLNDAHVFCTLEQAVDEARAALGLIARAYADLGIRASRHRLSLPGEGGKYVADPELWRRATALLREVLAGAGVAYEEAEGEAAFYGPKIDVQITDRAGREATLSTVQIDFHQPERFDLHYVGADGARHRPVMVHRSVVGSVERVVAHLIEEHGGAFPVWLAPVQLVVLPVSQAQREAAAELVGRASAAGLRAELAGPEQGSLGARVRAARLAPYQAVIGEREARAERAALRLRDGRRPGELPVGDLVGRIVERAAARGTALWE; the protein is encoded by the coding sequence ATGAACGACCACCACTCCGCCCCCGGCCACCGCCCCGACCGCGGCCACCACCCCGACACCGGTCACGCCTTTGGGCACCGCCCCGACCCCGGGCACGGTCCGGAAAGGGACGGCGAGAGCCCCGACCCGGGTCAGGACCGGGACCACCGCCGTCTCGGCCGCGCGCTCGGCCTGTTCGACACCGACCCCCTGATCGGGGCCGGCCTGCCGTACTGGCTGCCGGACGGGGCGATCGTCCGGCACACCCTGGAGGAGTACGTCCGGGAGACCGAACGGGCCGCCGGCTACCGACATGTGTACTCGCCGGTCCTCGGCAAACGAGAGCTGTACGAGATCTCCGGTCACTGGGCGCACTACAGCGAGGACATGTTCCCGCCGATGGAGCTGGGCGCCGAGGAGGTCGTCCTACGGCCCAGCCTCTGTCCGCACCATGCGCTCATCTACCGCTCGCGTTCCCGTAGCTACCGTGAACTACCTTTGCGTATCGCCGAGTTGGGCGGCATGTATCGCTCGGAGCCGTCCGGGGTGCTGGGCGGGCTGACCCGTGTGCGGGCCATCCAGCTCAACGACGCGCATGTGTTCTGCACCCTGGAGCAGGCGGTCGACGAGGCCCGCGCGGCGCTCGGCCTGATCGCCCGCGCCTACGCCGACCTGGGCATCCGCGCCTCCCGTCACCGGCTGTCGCTGCCCGGCGAGGGCGGCAAGTACGTGGCTGACCCGGAGCTGTGGCGGCGGGCCACCGCGCTGCTCAGGGAGGTCCTGGCCGGCGCCGGCGTGGCCTACGAGGAAGCGGAGGGCGAGGCCGCCTTCTACGGCCCGAAGATCGACGTGCAGATCACCGACCGCGCCGGCCGCGAGGCGACCCTCTCCACCGTGCAGATCGACTTCCACCAGCCCGAACGGTTCGACCTCCACTACGTCGGCGCCGACGGGGCGAGGCACCGCCCGGTGATGGTGCACCGCAGCGTCGTCGGCAGTGTGGAACGGGTCGTCGCCCACCTGATCGAGGAGCACGGCGGGGCGTTCCCGGTCTGGCTGGCGCCGGTGCAGCTGGTCGTGCTGCCGGTGTCGCAGGCGCAGCGGGAGGCGGCGGCGGAGCTGGTGGGCCGGGCGTCGGCCGCCGGGTTGCGGGCGGAACTCGCGGGTCCCGAGCAGGGCAGCCTGGGCGCGCGGGTGCGGGCGGCGCGGCTCGCGCCGTACCAGGCGGTGATCGGGGAGCGGGAGGCCCGCGCGGAGCGGGCCGCCCTGCGGCTGCGCGACGGCCGCCGGCCCGGTGAGCTGCCCGTCGGCGACCTGGTCGGGCGGATCGTCGAGCGGGCGGCGGCGCGCGGTACCGCCCTGTGGGAGTGA
- a CDS encoding MOSC domain-containing protein: MGTSTAQLTEITYYPVKGCAGTTLTEATLTSTGLPHDRAYAIADEKGELRWQWGDPRMALISPEPSDGEVTLRAPGRDPVRADSPDVHAWLTEFLGVPSTLVRPPAGNAHRLHVVSRASLDALNRRLAARGAAPLPMNRFRPNLVVDGWDDPHTEDRAARLGVAGTELAFTEETIRCAITMVDQRTGRRAGPEPLRTLADYRRADARGIAFGAYFQVRRPGRIAVGDEVAVRCGPAAGA, from the coding sequence ATGGGGACGAGCACCGCACAGCTGACGGAGATCACGTACTACCCCGTGAAAGGTTGCGCGGGGACGACGCTCACCGAGGCGACGCTGACGTCGACCGGTCTGCCGCACGACCGCGCCTACGCGATCGCCGACGAGAAGGGCGAGCTGCGCTGGCAGTGGGGAGACCCCCGGATGGCGCTGATCTCCCCGGAGCCGAGCGACGGCGAGGTGACGCTGCGCGCCCCCGGCCGGGACCCGGTGCGGGCCGACAGCCCGGACGTGCACGCCTGGCTCACGGAGTTCCTGGGCGTCCCGAGCACCCTCGTGCGGCCGCCGGCGGGCAACGCCCACCGTCTGCACGTCGTGTCGCGCGCCAGTCTGGACGCCCTGAACCGCCGCCTCGCCGCCCGGGGAGCCGCCCCCCTCCCGATGAACCGCTTCCGCCCCAACCTCGTCGTGGACGGCTGGGACGACCCCCACACCGAGGACCGCGCCGCCCGCCTCGGCGTCGCCGGCACGGAACTGGCCTTCACCGAGGAGACGATCCGCTGCGCCATCACCATGGTCGACCAGCGCACCGGCCGCCGGGCCGGTCCGGAACCTCTGCGCACCCTGGCGGACTACCGCCGGGCGGACGCCCGCGGCATCGCCTTCGGCGCCTACTTCCAGGTCCGGCGGCCGGGGAGGATAGCGGTGGGCGACGAGGTCGCGGTGCGTTGCGGACCGGCCGCGGGAGCGTGA
- a CDS encoding LAETG motif-containing sortase-dependent surface protein: MSIARTVTVRRLLGAGAVSLTLCAASVAAASLAFADTGTPGGDGWKSGGHYRPGTGAGTETQTDRCQFSLDGTQFFDSVRVDDQNLKPTEDGKIHVKVRAAGDATTCTASLASYLAHGSSFGTSGEQVFVDFDTVTVKPGQTESLDVAVPDAGCFAQIDLYRGAVKFDGKLDAKDGLVHGDLPKGPNRPVIKDKLIAAWNGGTKDCTVTEQPPPVTPPVTPPVTPPSGSASGTPSGTPSTPSVSDVPPPSDSGSPTPSASESTTAPAPTPNGGGGDLAETGASSDTPLIAGGAAALLAGGAAIVVATRRRKATRA, encoded by the coding sequence ATGTCCATAGCGCGAACTGTCACCGTCCGCCGCCTGCTGGGGGCGGGCGCCGTTTCCCTCACCCTGTGCGCCGCCTCCGTCGCCGCCGCCTCCCTCGCCTTCGCGGACACCGGGACGCCCGGCGGCGACGGCTGGAAGTCCGGCGGCCACTACCGGCCGGGGACGGGCGCGGGCACCGAGACGCAGACCGACCGCTGCCAGTTCTCGCTCGACGGAACGCAGTTCTTCGACTCGGTGCGCGTCGACGACCAGAACCTCAAGCCGACCGAGGACGGCAAGATCCACGTCAAGGTCCGCGCCGCCGGCGACGCGACGACGTGCACCGCCTCCCTGGCCTCCTACCTCGCCCACGGCTCCAGCTTCGGCACCTCCGGTGAGCAGGTCTTCGTCGACTTCGACACCGTGACGGTCAAGCCCGGCCAGACCGAGAGCCTCGACGTCGCCGTGCCCGACGCGGGCTGCTTCGCCCAGATCGACCTCTACCGGGGCGCGGTCAAGTTCGACGGCAAGCTCGACGCGAAGGACGGCCTCGTCCACGGCGACCTGCCGAAGGGCCCGAACCGTCCGGTCATCAAGGACAAGTTGATCGCGGCCTGGAACGGCGGCACGAAGGACTGCACGGTCACCGAGCAGCCGCCGCCGGTCACCCCGCCGGTCACCCCGCCGGTCACCCCGCCGTCGGGCAGTGCGTCCGGCACGCCTTCCGGCACGCCGTCGACCCCGTCCGTGAGCGACGTCCCGCCGCCCTCCGACAGCGGCTCGCCGACCCCGTCCGCCTCCGAGTCGACCACCGCGCCCGCCCCGACGCCCAACGGCGGCGGCGGCGACCTCGCGGAGACCGGCGCGAGCAGCGACACGCCCCTGATCGCGGGCGGCGCGGCCGCACTGCTGGCGGGCGGCGCGGCGATCGTCGTCGCCACCCGGCGCCGCAAGGCCACGCGCGCCTGA
- a CDS encoding PLP-dependent aminotransferase family protein translates to MTDFRSIADRIADDIAAGRLRPGQRLPPQRWFARRHRIAPSTAGRVYGELVRRGLVVGEVGRGTFVRAAPPPAQGRALVETATVAPVNLELNYPSAPGQSELLAPVLAPLLRPDVLAEALGPGAADGTPAAREAAARLLAVPGWRPEPDRFLFTGNARQAIAAALASLVRPGGRVGVEELTYPLVKEIAARLGVVLVPLDGDAEGVRPDAIAAAHRTAPLSALYLQPTLHNPTSSTTGEGRRRELGLLAVGLGLPVVEDRIWSFLHPDAVPLAVHAPGLVHVVDGLSKRVAPGLAVGFLVVPEHRTREVAAAVRSGGWSAGRFAVEAAVRWAREGVVRQLVERKREDAARRQAILGEHLDGFAVRTDPHAYYAWWELPAPWRADAFTAAAAAHGIAVTPGTAFAVDPHRTPDAVRLGLASPPERELARALRVLAGVAAGGPAAGGPGAGRPAASGMG, encoded by the coding sequence ATGACCGACTTCCGGTCGATCGCCGACCGCATCGCCGACGACATCGCCGCCGGACGGCTGCGTCCCGGCCAACGGCTGCCCCCGCAGCGGTGGTTCGCCCGACGGCACCGCATCGCGCCGTCGACGGCCGGGCGGGTGTACGGCGAACTCGTGCGGCGCGGGCTGGTGGTGGGCGAGGTGGGACGGGGCACCTTCGTGCGGGCCGCGCCGCCGCCCGCGCAGGGGCGGGCGCTGGTCGAGACGGCCACCGTCGCACCCGTCAACCTCGAGCTCAACTACCCTTCCGCGCCCGGCCAGTCGGAACTGCTCGCCCCGGTGCTCGCGCCGCTGCTGCGGCCCGACGTGCTGGCCGAGGCGCTGGGTCCGGGCGCCGCCGACGGCACGCCGGCCGCCCGCGAGGCCGCCGCCCGGCTGCTCGCCGTCCCCGGCTGGCGGCCGGAGCCGGACCGGTTCCTCTTCACGGGCAACGCCCGCCAGGCCATCGCCGCCGCGCTCGCCTCGCTGGTCCGGCCGGGCGGCCGGGTCGGGGTGGAGGAGCTGACGTATCCGCTGGTCAAGGAGATCGCCGCGCGGCTGGGCGTGGTGCTCGTGCCGCTCGACGGAGACGCGGAAGGCGTGCGGCCCGACGCGATCGCCGCCGCCCACCGCACGGCTCCCCTCTCCGCGCTCTACCTCCAGCCGACGCTCCACAACCCGACGTCCTCGACCACGGGCGAGGGTCGCAGGCGTGAACTCGGGCTGCTCGCGGTCGGGTTGGGGCTGCCCGTCGTCGAGGACCGCATCTGGTCCTTCCTGCACCCGGACGCCGTGCCGCTCGCCGTACACGCACCCGGGCTCGTCCACGTGGTGGACGGGCTGTCCAAACGGGTCGCGCCGGGACTGGCCGTCGGCTTCCTCGTCGTGCCGGAGCACCGGACCCGGGAGGTGGCGGCCGCGGTCCGGTCCGGCGGGTGGAGCGCGGGGCGGTTCGCCGTGGAGGCGGCCGTGCGGTGGGCGCGGGAGGGCGTGGTGCGGCAGCTCGTCGAGCGCAAGCGGGAAGACGCCGCACGTCGGCAGGCGATCCTCGGCGAGCACCTCGACGGGTTCGCCGTCCGCACCGATCCACATGCCTACTACGCCTGGTGGGAGCTGCCCGCGCCGTGGCGGGCGGACGCCTTCACGGCCGCGGCCGCCGCCCACGGCATCGCCGTCACCCCCGGCACCGCCTTCGCGGTGGACCCGCACCGCACCCCGGACGCCGTCCGGCTCGGACTCGCCTCGCCCCCGGAGCGGGAACTCGCGCGGGCGCTGCGGGTGCTGGCCGGCGTCGCGGCGGGCGGTCCTGCGGCGGGCGGTCCTGGGGCGGGCCGTCCTGCGGCGAGCGGGATGGGCTGA
- a CDS encoding O-methyltransferase, which translates to MQQTWTAVDAYFNDLLVEEDDALRAAGEGSVAAGLPPHQVAPNQGKLLHLIARLRGARTILEIGTLGGYSTLWLARALPEGGRLVTLESDERHAETAAANIARAGYEGVVDLRVGKASDTLPLLAAELGDEGFDLVFIDADKPSNPLYLEWALRLTRPGSVIVGDNVVREGAVTDAASTDPRVQGVRTFTELISQHPKLTATAVQTVGEKGYDGFVLALVTD; encoded by the coding sequence GTGCAGCAGACCTGGACCGCCGTCGACGCCTACTTCAACGACCTGCTGGTGGAGGAGGACGACGCCTTGCGCGCGGCCGGGGAGGGCAGTGTGGCGGCCGGTCTGCCGCCCCATCAGGTGGCGCCGAACCAGGGCAAGTTGCTGCACCTGATCGCCCGCCTCCGGGGCGCCCGCACCATCCTGGAGATCGGCACCCTCGGCGGCTACAGCACCCTCTGGCTCGCCCGCGCCCTGCCCGAGGGCGGCCGTCTGGTGACGCTGGAGTCGGACGAACGGCACGCGGAGACGGCGGCGGCGAACATCGCGAGGGCGGGGTACGAGGGCGTGGTGGACCTGCGGGTGGGCAAGGCGTCGGACACGCTGCCGCTCCTCGCGGCGGAGCTCGGCGACGAGGGGTTCGACCTGGTCTTCATCGACGCGGACAAGCCGTCCAACCCGCTCTACCTGGAGTGGGCGCTGCGGCTGACCCGGCCCGGCAGCGTCATCGTCGGCGACAACGTGGTGCGCGAGGGCGCGGTGACGGACGCGGCGAGCACCGACCCGCGTGTCCAGGGTGTCCGCACCTTCACCGAACTGATCTCGCAGCACCCGAAGTTGACGGCCACGGCGGTGCAGACGGTGGGCGAGAAGGGGTACGACGGTTTCGTCCTGGCACTGGTGACGGACTGA
- a CDS encoding nucleoside hydrolase, translating into MSEQPIPVIIDCDTGVDDALALLFAVRHPGLDLRAVTCVAGNTDVDGVVRNTLTVLEHAGAGDIPVARGAERPLIEPVRTASHVHGQDGMGDLGLPAPTRRPVEVDAVTLLRREILASPRPVTLVPTAPLTNIALLLRTHPEVTRNIERIVFMGGAVTTGNATPVAEFNVWHDPEAAAILLTAGVPITMYGLDVFQRVLVPAADVARLRASPEPRLKLAGALLAHRDPASSGDPTPTGGLGDAGALCAVADPAGLTTELLPVEVSLAPGPARGQTVVDRRPRPGESEIHEGAREQPLVDVALEVDVERYVKLWLTAVEGV; encoded by the coding sequence CTGTCCGAGCAGCCCATTCCCGTGATCATCGACTGCGACACCGGCGTCGACGACGCCCTCGCCCTGCTGTTCGCCGTACGCCATCCCGGCCTGGACCTGCGGGCGGTGACCTGTGTGGCCGGGAACACCGACGTGGACGGGGTGGTCCGCAACACGCTGACCGTGCTGGAGCACGCGGGCGCGGGGGACATCCCGGTCGCCCGGGGCGCCGAGCGGCCGCTGATCGAGCCCGTCCGTACGGCGTCACACGTGCATGGCCAGGACGGCATGGGCGACCTGGGCCTGCCCGCCCCCACCCGCCGTCCGGTCGAGGTGGACGCGGTGACCCTGCTGCGCCGGGAGATCCTGGCCTCCCCGCGCCCGGTGACCCTCGTCCCCACCGCGCCGCTGACGAACATCGCCCTGCTGCTGCGCACCCACCCGGAGGTGACCCGCAACATCGAGCGGATCGTGTTCATGGGCGGTGCGGTGACCACGGGGAACGCCACCCCGGTCGCGGAGTTCAACGTGTGGCACGACCCGGAGGCCGCGGCGATCCTGCTGACCGCGGGCGTGCCGATCACGATGTACGGCCTGGACGTCTTCCAGCGGGTCCTGGTCCCGGCGGCGGACGTGGCGCGGCTGCGGGCGAGCCCGGAGCCGCGTCTGAAGCTCGCGGGCGCACTGCTCGCGCACCGGGACCCGGCGAGCTCCGGCGACCCCACGCCCACCGGGGGCCTGGGCGACGCGGGCGCGCTCTGCGCGGTGGCCGACCCGGCGGGCCTGACCACCGAGCTCCTCCCGGTGGAGGTCTCCCTCGCCCCCGGCCCCGCCCGAGGCCAGACGGTCGTCGACCGCAGGCCGCGCCCCGGCGAGTCCGAGATCCACGAGGGTGCGCGCGAACAGCCCCTTGTGGACGTGGCGTTGGAGGTGGACGTGGAGCGGTACGTGAAGCTGTGGCTGACCGCGGTGGAGGGCGTCTAG